In Vicinamibacterales bacterium, the following are encoded in one genomic region:
- a CDS encoding TonB-dependent receptor: protein MDHPPNLVHLDDSPGHRPPPPRNRPERIGPPDPGFVERQHRHPLEIDRAAGHIKQDLHEDHNVGEPIKNFNGRIVSVGVEDSLALSPALSLVGGVSGDWQATTKAQDYQKGQAFDLLVSCRTSGTSCGDANGLNPQVGVFYSVPTGQVRMTLARKTRMPSLKDRYSYKFGTAVPNPDLKAEHNITVEGGYQGTLGPKTSFQATVFYSRIDDLIQRFYLRPNLAQLRNIGRAYHAGFELDARTEIVRRLDVGANYTFLKRENLSDPLTPLVDTPRHKGRVSVTGTIASFLHASGNLEFEADRRTQNEAGAYLDVPSFVTASVKGV, encoded by the coding sequence GTGGACCATCCCCCGAACCTGGTTCACCTCGATGATTCGCCCGGGCACCGGCCGCCGCCGCCCCGGAATCGACCGGAGCGCATTGGCCCACCAGACCCCGGCTTTGTCGAGCGACAGCACCGGCACCCGCTCGAGATCGATCGGGCGGCGGGCCATATCAAGCAGGACCTGCACGAGGACCACAACGTCGGGGAACCGATCAAGAACTTCAACGGCCGCATCGTGTCGGTGGGAGTCGAGGACAGCCTGGCGCTGTCGCCCGCGCTGTCGCTGGTGGGCGGCGTCAGCGGAGATTGGCAGGCCACCACGAAAGCCCAGGACTATCAGAAGGGACAGGCTTTCGACCTGCTGGTGTCGTGCCGGACCAGCGGCACGTCATGCGGCGACGCCAATGGCCTCAACCCGCAGGTGGGGGTGTTCTACTCGGTCCCCACGGGCCAGGTCCGGATGACCCTGGCGCGCAAGACGCGCATGCCGTCGTTGAAGGATCGCTATTCGTACAAGTTCGGGACGGCCGTGCCCAACCCCGACCTGAAGGCCGAACACAACATCACCGTCGAGGGCGGATACCAGGGCACGCTCGGGCCGAAGACCTCGTTCCAGGCAACGGTGTTCTACAGCCGGATCGACGACCTCATCCAGCGCTTTTACCTGCGGCCGAATCTCGCGCAGCTCCGCAACATCGGGCGGGCCTACCACGCGGGATTCGAGCTGGATGCGCGCACAGAGATCGTTCGACGGCTGGATGTCGGCGCGAACTACACGTTCCTGAAGAGAGAGAATCTCAGCGACCCTCTCACGCCGCTCGTGGACACGCCGCGCCACAAGGGGCGGGTGTCGGTCACCGGCACCATCGCGTCGTTCCTGCACGCATCCGGCAACCTCGAATTCGAGGCGGACCGCCGGACGCAGAACGAGGCGGGTGCTTATCTGGACGTCCCGTCCTTCGTGACGGCGAGCGTGAAAGGCGTCTAG
- a CDS encoding LysR substrate-binding domain-containing protein — MLSLDKAGVWWANALRSIPGRRRPVPGRIIEVNQVRGMVHAALEGYGAAVLPKYTVLGKVARGDLVALFPRLRLLEDWFCVYQKRTSAVREKNRIVTDFLLRLDVAEFGDAISGPSRP, encoded by the coding sequence GTGCTGTCGCTCGACAAAGCCGGGGTCTGGTGGGCCAATGCGCTCCGGTCGATTCCGGGGCGGCGGCGGCCGGTGCCCGGGCGAATCATCGAGGTGAACCAGGTTCGGGGGATGGTCCACGCCGCCCTGGAGGGATACGGGGCCGCGGTGCTGCCGAAGTACACCGTGCTCGGGAAGGTCGCGCGTGGCGACCTCGTGGCGCTGTTTCCGAGGCTTCGCCTGCTCGAGGACTGGTTCTGTGTCTATCAGAAGCGCACGAGCGCCGTGCGAGAGAAGAACCGCATCGTCACCGACTTCCTGCTGCGACTGGACGTGGCGGAATTCGGCGACGCGATCAGTGGGCCATCCCGGCCTTGA
- a CDS encoding molybdopterin cofactor-binding domain-containing protein, whose amino-acid sequence MEELDRRGFLKAAGCGVFILFSVDDLAAAAQEAGGQRSYPDDFNAYLRIGEDGRVACYSGKVEMGQANTTALAQMLADELEVPFDRVDMVMGDTRLCPWDGGTNGSRSIKYFGPALRAAGAEAREVLIQLAAEQLQRPPAQLTAKDGFVVDRNGAGIRLAYGALTGGKRIERHLAQKPALKSPAKCVVIGKSLRQRDGVDKVTGKAKFAGDVRLPGMLYGKILRPPAHGAQLKSVDVEGAGTFPGARVFRDGNFIAVVHPTPDGAASALQRIKADFSLPDSKVDDGNILEHLMAQPGEGRAVEGKGDLAKGREMAAVTFDGTYFTPYIAHAAIETHSALAHVASDETTVWVSTQRPFGVQQEVAKAIGIPGDKVRVITPLVGGGFGGKSAGPQAVEAARLSKLAGAPVQVVWSRDEEFFYDTFRPAAFVRISSGLDSTNRITFWDFQVFFAGDRSSQMIYDVPHLRTTSTGSFGGGGPHPFGTGAWRGPGSNTNSFARESHIDIMAASVGMDPVAFRLKNLANPRMARVLKAAADAFKWTPARSPSKRGYGVALLDYLNTYVAAMAEVAVDKVTGQIRVKRVTVAQDLGQVVNPEGARVQMEGSIVMGLSSVLTEEIHFGGGNIKERNFDRYDITRFSWVPDIETVLVDNPNLAPQGCGEPTMTCVAPMIANALFDATGVRLFRLPLTPDRVKAGMAH is encoded by the coding sequence ATGGAAGAACTGGATCGCCGTGGGTTCCTGAAGGCGGCCGGCTGCGGTGTGTTCATTCTCTTTTCGGTCGACGACCTCGCCGCGGCGGCACAGGAAGCAGGAGGCCAGCGCTCGTACCCGGACGATTTCAACGCCTATCTGAGAATCGGAGAAGATGGCCGTGTCGCGTGCTACTCGGGGAAGGTCGAGATGGGACAGGCCAACACGACGGCCCTGGCCCAGATGCTCGCCGACGAACTGGAGGTCCCGTTCGATCGCGTGGACATGGTCATGGGTGACACACGGCTGTGCCCGTGGGATGGAGGCACGAACGGCTCGCGCAGCATCAAGTACTTCGGACCTGCCCTGAGGGCCGCCGGCGCAGAGGCTCGTGAAGTCCTCATCCAGCTCGCGGCGGAACAACTTCAGCGACCGCCGGCGCAATTGACGGCCAAGGATGGGTTCGTCGTCGACCGCAACGGCGCGGGCATCCGCCTGGCCTACGGCGCGCTGACCGGAGGCAAGCGTATCGAGAGGCATCTCGCGCAGAAGCCGGCATTGAAGAGCCCCGCGAAATGCGTGGTGATCGGCAAGTCGCTGCGGCAGCGAGACGGTGTGGACAAGGTGACCGGAAAGGCGAAGTTCGCGGGGGACGTCCGCCTGCCGGGCATGCTCTACGGCAAGATCCTCCGGCCGCCGGCGCACGGAGCCCAGCTGAAGAGCGTCGATGTCGAGGGCGCCGGAACGTTCCCTGGCGCGCGAGTGTTCCGGGACGGCAACTTCATCGCGGTCGTCCATCCCACGCCTGACGGCGCGGCATCGGCCCTCCAGCGGATCAAGGCGGACTTCAGCCTCCCTGACAGCAAGGTGGACGACGGCAACATCCTCGAGCATCTGATGGCGCAGCCGGGCGAGGGCCGCGCCGTCGAGGGGAAAGGAGACCTCGCGAAGGGACGCGAGATGGCGGCTGTCACGTTCGATGGGACATACTTCACCCCCTACATCGCGCACGCGGCGATCGAAACGCATTCGGCGCTGGCGCACGTCGCGAGCGACGAGACGACCGTGTGGGTCTCGACACAGCGGCCCTTCGGCGTTCAGCAGGAAGTGGCGAAAGCAATCGGGATCCCGGGAGACAAGGTGCGGGTGATCACCCCGCTCGTCGGCGGCGGGTTCGGCGGAAAGAGCGCAGGCCCGCAGGCGGTCGAAGCCGCACGATTGTCGAAGCTGGCCGGAGCGCCCGTGCAGGTGGTCTGGAGCCGGGACGAGGAGTTCTTCTACGATACGTTTCGACCTGCGGCGTTCGTCAGGATCAGCTCCGGACTCGACTCCACCAACCGGATCACGTTCTGGGATTTCCAGGTCTTCTTCGCCGGCGACCGCAGCTCGCAGATGATCTACGACGTTCCTCACCTGAGGACAACCTCCACCGGCAGTTTCGGCGGCGGGGGGCCGCATCCCTTCGGCACCGGGGCGTGGCGTGGCCCGGGCAGCAACACGAACAGCTTCGCCCGCGAGTCCCATATCGACATCATGGCGGCCAGTGTGGGCATGGACCCGGTGGCGTTCCGGCTGAAGAACCTCGCCAACCCGCGAATGGCGCGCGTGCTCAAGGCCGCCGCCGACGCATTCAAGTGGACGCCGGCCAGGTCCCCGAGCAAACGCGGGTACGGCGTGGCGCTCCTGGACTACCTGAACACGTATGTCGCGGCCATGGCGGAAGTCGCCGTGGACAAGGTGACCGGGCAGATTCGCGTCAAGCGCGTCACGGTGGCACAGGATCTCGGGCAGGTGGTGAACCCCGAGGGAGCCCGGGTACAGATGGAGGGCAGCATCGTCATGGGGCTGTCGTCGGTCCTGACCGAGGAGATTCACTTTGGCGGCGGCAACATCAAGGAGCGAAACTTCGACCGCTACGACATCACCCGATTCTCGTGGGTGCCCGACATCGAGACGGTGCTCGTCGACAACCCCAATCTGGCGCCGCAAGGCTGCGGAGAGCCGACCATGACCTGCGTGGCGCCGATGATCGCCAACGCGCTATTCGACGCAACCGGCGTGAGGCTCTTCCGGCTTCCGCTGACGCCCGACAGGGTCAAGGCCGGGATGGCCCACTGA